One genomic region from Devosia neptuniae encodes:
- a CDS encoding L,D-transpeptidase: MSRQYRCPTKPTTRQSLPAGRQHRGIDNPALSKWAVGSMWIAFSKPTYGIHGTPEPALIDKTDSHGCIRLANCTLRSWRP, translated from the coding sequence TTGAGCAGGCAATATCGATGCCCGACTAAACCTACAACCCGGCAGTCACTTCCAGCAGGGCGACAACACCGAGGTATTGACAATCCCGCCCTGTCCAAATGGGCCGTCGGCTCCATGTGGATTGCCTTTTCCAAGCCTACCTATGGCATTCATGGCACACCAGAGCCGGCCTTGATCGACAAGACCGACTCCCATGGTTGCATCCGGCTGGCCAACTGCACGCTGCGGAGCTGGCGGCCCTGA